In bacterium, the following proteins share a genomic window:
- a CDS encoding GIY-YIG nuclease family protein: MFDAGLYVFLLRLKSPATLAVGALGEHHFPAGWYLYTGSAKRNLHRRVARHWSVKPTRRWHFDHLSTAPDSEPVGAVVVPLAAGVGECELNRRVGTLVGRQYPVPGFGASDCREGCPAHLWFSAAPVSLLGLARVHATAALLMPGADFWEPDLHELGDAVDPTGRGP, translated from the coding sequence ATGTTCGACGCGGGCCTCTACGTGTTCCTGCTGCGGCTGAAGAGCCCGGCGACCCTGGCCGTGGGGGCCCTCGGCGAACACCATTTCCCCGCCGGCTGGTACCTCTACACCGGCAGCGCGAAGCGCAACCTGCACCGCCGGGTCGCGCGCCACTGGAGCGTGAAGCCGACCCGCCGCTGGCACTTCGACCACCTCTCGACGGCCCCGGACAGCGAACCGGTCGGGGCCGTCGTCGTGCCGCTGGCGGCCGGTGTCGGCGAGTGCGAGCTGAACCGGCGCGTCGGCACCCTCGTCGGCCGACAGTACCCGGTGCCCGGCTTCGGCGCGAGCGACTGCCGCGAGGGCTGTCCGGCCCATCTCTGGTTCAGCGCCGCGCCCGTGTCCCTGCTGGGCCTGGCCCGCGTCCACGCGACGGCGGCCCTCCTCATGCCCGGCGCCGACTTCTGGGAGCCCGACCTGCACGAACTCGGCGACGCGGTCGACCCTACCGGTAGAGGGCCTTGA